In Candidatus Paceibacterota bacterium, a genomic segment contains:
- a CDS encoding SIMPL domain-containing protein (The SIMPL domain is named for its presence in mouse protein SIMPL (signalling molecule that associates with mouse pelle-like kinase). Bacterial member BP26, from Brucella, was shown to assemble into a channel-like structure, while YggE from E. coli has been associated with resistance to oxidative stress.), which yields MDNKDNQKMCCVSGHGCVKKAVATALILLALFLLAKTVSEIKSYGYIGREVPAQTTITVNGKGEVVAIPDTASVSFSVTGLKMNVSDAQKDATKLGNSAVDFLKKSGIEESDIKTTYYSISPRYDYVKSDVNIYGRQVLSGYEVSQGFEVKIKEIANAGKILSGLGGLGVQNVSGLTFKVDKEDTLKLEARTKAITDAKVQADKLADELGVRLVRIVNFSEGGNYPIYYSKSEAMGMGGDVVSAPSVPVGKNTITSNVMITYEIR from the coding sequence ATGGATAATAAAGATAATCAAAAAATGTGTTGCGTTTCTGGTCATGGCTGCGTTAAAAAAGCGGTGGCTACGGCTCTGATTTTGCTCGCGCTTTTCTTGTTGGCTAAAACGGTAAGTGAGATTAAAAGTTATGGTTATATCGGTCGCGAAGTGCCAGCCCAAACCACGATTACTGTAAATGGCAAAGGCGAGGTTGTGGCGATTCCGGATACAGCGTCAGTTTCTTTTTCAGTCACCGGACTTAAAATGAATGTCTCGGATGCTCAAAAAGATGCGACCAAACTTGGAAATTCGGCTGTCGACTTTCTGAAAAAATCAGGGATTGAAGAGTCGGACATTAAAACAACTTATTACAGCATTTCACCTCGGTACGATTATGTTAAATCGGATGTGAACATTTACGGCCGACAAGTCTTGAGTGGTTATGAAGTCAGCCAAGGCTTTGAGGTAAAAATTAAGGAGATTGCTAATGCCGGCAAAATCCTAAGTGGTCTTGGCGGTCTCGGTGTTCAGAATGTAAGCGGGCTTACCTTCAAAGTGGATAAGGAAGATACCTTGAAGTTGGAAGCTCGCACCAAAGCTATTACTGACGCCAAGGTTCAGGCTGACAAGTTGGCCGATGAGTTGGGGGTCCGTCTAGTGAGAATTGTTAACTTCTCTGAGGGTGGCAATTACCCGATTTACTACAGCAAAAGTGAGGCTATGGGTATGGGTGGCGATGTCGTGTCGGCCCCCTCTGTCCCGGTTGGGAAAAATACCATCACCTCTAATGTGATGATTACTTACGAGATCCGCTAG
- a CDS encoding bifunctional 5,10-methylenetetrahydrofolate dehydrogenase/5,10-methenyltetrahydrofolate cyclohydrolase, whose product MPKILYGRTVRDQIALSLTEEIEKLADKPLLAILQVGNDSRSTAYIKQKKIFGEKIGARVKIFNFPESAVQSEIIAKIRSLNSDRTVHGVIIQIPLPSSLNRQEVIDTIDPLKDVDGLTTSNQKFLADGQPRLIPATARGIFELLEYYQISVVGKRVTVMGRSALVGGPTAKLLALKGAEVKVVHTQTEKPKEVTSWADILVVAIGKAQRVDASYLRKGQVVVDVGVNSVSGDKLAEEISGAKLVGDVDFKQAEGLVSAISPVPGGVGPMTVAALFENLLMAYKMQNSVRQV is encoded by the coding sequence ATGCCAAAGATACTTTATGGCCGAACGGTTCGCGATCAAATTGCTCTCAGTTTGACCGAAGAAATTGAAAAACTTGCTGACAAACCGCTGTTGGCGATTCTTCAGGTTGGTAATGATTCTCGCTCGACCGCTTACATCAAGCAGAAAAAAATTTTTGGTGAGAAAATTGGAGCGCGAGTCAAAATTTTTAATTTTCCTGAATCGGCGGTTCAGTCAGAAATCATTGCCAAAATTAGGAGTTTAAATTCCGATCGGACGGTCCACGGCGTCATTATCCAAATCCCGCTACCTTCGAGTTTAAATCGGCAGGAAGTCATCGACACAATCGACCCGTTAAAAGATGTTGATGGCCTGACAACCTCGAATCAAAAATTTTTAGCCGATGGTCAGCCGAGATTAATCCCTGCCACAGCCAGAGGAATTTTTGAGTTATTGGAGTACTACCAAATTTCAGTTGTCGGCAAGAGAGTGACCGTCATGGGGCGTTCGGCCTTGGTTGGCGGCCCGACTGCTAAGTTGCTCGCGCTTAAAGGTGCGGAGGTAAAAGTTGTGCATACTCAAACCGAAAAACCTAAGGAGGTGACAAGTTGGGCGGATATTCTGGTCGTGGCAATTGGCAAAGCTCAAAGGGTTGACGCGAGTTATTTGCGAAAAGGTCAGGTCGTAGTTGATGTCGGCGTTAATTCAGTCTCTGGCGATAAATTGGCTGAAGAAATTTCCGGGGCCAAGTTGGTTGGTGATGTTGATTTTAAACAGGCGGAGGGTCTGGTTTCCGCCATCTCACCCGTGCCCGGCGGGGTTGGGCCAATGACTGTGGCAGCATTGTTTGAAAATTTACTAATGGCCTACAAGATGCAAAATTCTGTCCGCCAGGTATAA
- the nusG gene encoding transcription termination/antitermination protein NusG: protein MAKQLQTGERSWYAIHTYAGYENAVARNLKQRIESLGMEDRIFNVLVPTEKKIKIKGGKRVEEDEKIYPGYILVDMIVTDDSWYVVRNTPRVTGFVGSGVYPVPLEKKEVDELFRRMNTDVVKHNIDLSIDDAIIIADGPFKDLEGKVSEIDEARGKVKVLVSMFGRETPVELDFLQIKKI, encoded by the coding sequence ATGGCAAAACAATTACAAACAGGTGAAAGAAGTTGGTACGCCATCCACACTTATGCTGGCTACGAAAATGCAGTGGCGAGAAATCTCAAACAGCGTATCGAATCTCTGGGTATGGAAGACCGAATTTTTAATGTCTTGGTGCCAACCGAAAAGAAAATTAAAATCAAAGGCGGTAAGCGAGTCGAGGAAGATGAAAAGATTTATCCCGGCTACATCCTGGTGGATATGATTGTCACCGATGATTCATGGTATGTTGTTCGCAACACGCCGCGCGTGACCGGCTTCGTCGGTTCCGGAGTTTATCCTGTGCCACTTGAAAAGAAGGAAGTCGACGAATTGTTCCGCCGAATGAATACTGATGTCGTTAAGCACAACATCGATCTTTCAATTGATGATGCGATTATTATTGCCGACGGTCCATTTAAAGATTTGGAAGGTAAGGTGAGTGAAATTGATGAGGCCAGGGGCAAAGTCAAAGTCTTGGTTTCCATGTTTGGTCGCGAAACTCCCGTTGAGCTCGACTTCTTGCAGATTAAGAAAATTTAG
- the secE gene encoding preprotein translocase subunit SecE, whose amino-acid sequence MGFLNYIKETRGEMKHVAWPTRKQAITFTIVVIAISALVAILLGVFDFIFSSGLARLLIR is encoded by the coding sequence ATGGGATTTCTAAACTACATTAAAGAGACCAGAGGTGAAATGAAGCATGTGGCCTGGCCGACCCGAAAGCAGGCTATTACTTTTACGATTGTGGTAATCGCGATTTCCGCGCTGGTTGCGATCTTGCTCGGTGTTTTTGATTTTATCTTTTCTTCCGGTCTGGCTAGACTTTTGATTCGTTAA
- a CDS encoding NUDIX domain-containing protein, which yields MLASKISLDNAKKDKLFYFVANVVIYRESDGRCLILKRDEREKVHPGRWGVPGGKLEWRDLPIGKPTRLNGEVLDFENSVEDLLARESLEEAGVEIEKELHYSNSVAFIRPDETPVVLVKFAAKYRGGEVVPEKGGFTEFAWVNEDEVKEYQCIDGICEEISRTVNLFRS from the coding sequence ATGCTGGCTTCAAAAATCAGTTTGGATAACGCCAAGAAGGACAAACTCTTTTATTTTGTCGCGAATGTGGTTATTTATCGCGAGAGCGATGGACGTTGCTTGATCTTGAAGAGGGATGAGAGGGAAAAAGTCCACCCGGGTCGCTGGGGAGTGCCGGGTGGCAAATTAGAGTGGCGTGATTTGCCGATTGGTAAGCCGACCAGATTAAATGGCGAGGTTTTGGATTTTGAAAATTCCGTTGAAGATTTGCTGGCGCGTGAATCGCTCGAAGAAGCCGGAGTAGAAATCGAAAAAGAACTTCATTACTCAAACAGCGTCGCTTTTATTCGGCCGGATGAAACCCCGGTAGTTTTGGTAAAATTTGCTGCTAAATATAGGGGCGGGGAAGTTGTCCCGGAAAAAGGTGGTTTTACAGAGTTTGCATGGGTAAACGAGGACGAGGTTAAGGAATACCAATGTATTGACGGTATCTGTGAAGAAATTTCCCGAACGGTTAATCTTTTTCGGTCTTAG